A genomic segment from Excalfactoria chinensis isolate bCotChi1 chromosome 15, bCotChi1.hap2, whole genome shotgun sequence encodes:
- the RPN2 gene encoding dolichyl-diphosphooligosaccharide--protein glycosyltransferase subunit 2 isoform X1, protein MAAPGRRPCQVAALLLFLASAQALAPSHHLTARDLARLRAALERPFADVQAAYYSVVGLHSLGLRVADEKAACSFIKSHVDSSSVDSLFYAAQSIRVLSGCEVTISNETRELLLAAVSEDSSVTQIFHAVGALSSFGLPLASQEALSALTARLSKEENVLATIQALETASYLSQQADLSGIVEEIEDLVARLDDLGGIYLQFEEGIETTALFVAAAYKLSDHVGTEPAMKEDQIIQLMNAIFSKKNFETLSEAFSVACAAGSLSHNRYHLPVVIVPDGPAAVSHHQPILRLQVTDVMSKPLTQASVKLDYAKSASTKATVLQQTAFALSGEVFELNFMNVKPASGYYDFSISVDGDNRFIANKVELKVKVSTEVGITNVDLSTVDKDQSIAPKTTRVAYPAKAKGSFTADSHQNFALSFQLIDVNSGADLIPHQTFVRLHNQKTGQEVVFVAEPDSKNVYKFELDTSERKTEFDSASGTYTLYLIIGDATLENPILWNVADVVIKFPEEDVPSAVQSKNLFVPKPEIKHLFREPEKRPPTVVSNTFTALILSPLLLLLILWIKIGANISNFSFAPSTIVFHMGHAAMLGLMYVYWTQLNMFQTLKYLAILGGVTFLAGNRMLAQKAVKRIAAEQSSRLAKYRTLR, encoded by the exons ATGGCGGCGCCGG GCCGGCGGCCGTGCCAGGTGGCggctctgctgctcttcctcGCCAGCGCCCAGGCCCTCGCCCCCAGCCACCACCTCACCGCGCGAGACCTGGCCCGACTGCGGGCGGCCCTGGAGCGGCCCTTCGCCGATGTGCAGGCCGCGTACTACTCCGTCGTGGGCCTCCACAGCCTGGGGCTGCGCGTGGCGGACGAGAAG GCTGCATGCAGTTTCATCAAATCCCATGTAGACTCCAGCAGTGTTGATTCCCTTTTCTATGCTGCACAGTCCATTCGCGTCCTGTCTGGTTGCGAG GTTACCATTTCGAATGAGaccagggagctgctgcttgcagctgtCAGTGAGGATTCTTCAGTCACCCAGATCTTCCATGCTGttggggccctgagcagctttGGCCTTCCTTTAGCATCTCAGGAAGCACTTAGTGCTCTGACGGCTCGCCtcagtaaagaagaaaatgtgctgGC aaCCATCCAGGCTTTGGAGACAGCATCTTACTTGTCTCAGCAGGCAGATTTAAGTGGCATTGTTGAAGAGATAGAG GATCTTGTTGCTCGCCTGGATGACTTGGGTGGAATTTATCTGCAGTTTGAAGAAGGAATTGAGACTACTGCACTGTTTGTTGCTGCTGCCTATAAGCTGTCAGACCATGTGGGAACAGAACCAGCGATGAAGGAG GATCAAATTATCCAGTTGATGAATGCCATTTTTAGCAAGAAAAATTTTGAGACCCTCTCAGAGGCCTTCAGCGTTGCTTGTGCCGCAGGTTCTCTATCCCACAACCGTTACCATTTGCCTGTGGTCATTGTCCCTGATGGTCCTGCAGCTGTGTCTCACCATCAGCCTATACTTAGG CTTCAAGTGACCGATGTTATGTCCAAGCCGCTCACTCAAGCTTCTGTAAAGCTAGACTATGCCAAGTCTGCATCTACCAAAGCCACTGTTCTCCAGCAGACAGCATTTGCTCTGTCAGG GGAGGTCTTTGAGCTGAACTTCATGAATGTCAAACCTGCAAGTGGATATTATGATTTCTCTATCAGTGTTGATGGAGATAACCGATTTATTGCTAACAAAGTTGAG CTGAAAGTAAAAGTGTCCACGGAAGTTGGGATTACTAATGTAGATCTTTCTACTGTGGATAAAGATCAGAGCATTGCACCAAAAACAACCAG GGTAGCTTACCCAGCCAAAGCCAAGGGCTCCTTCACCGCTGACAGCCATCAGAATTTTGCTCTGTCCTTCCAGCTGATAGATGTGAACAGCGGAGCTGATCTCATTCCTCACCAG ACTTTCGTCCGACTTCACAACCAGAAGACTGGCCAGGAGGTAGTTTTTGTTGCAGAACCAGATAGCAAAAACGTATACAAGTTTGAACTGGATACCTCTGAAAGGAAGACTGAATTTGACTCTGCCTCTGGTACCTATACTCTGTATTTGATAATTGGAGATGCCACTCTGGAAAATCCAATCCTGTGGAATGTG GCTGATGTTGTGATTAAATTCCCAGAAGAGGATGTGCCATCCGCAGTCCAGTCCAAGAACCTCTTTGTTCCCAAGCCTGAAATTAAG cacCTCTTCAGGGAACCTGAGAAGAGGCCTCCCACTGTGGTATCTAACACATTCACAGCACTGATTCTCTCACCACTGCTCTTGCTGCTCATTCTG tgGATAAAGATTGGTGCCAACATCTCCAACTTCAGCTTTGCTCCCAGCACCATTGTTTTCCACATGGGACACGCTG CAATGTTGGGGCTTATGTATGTCTACTGGACTCAGCTCAACATGTTCCAAACTCTGAAGTACTTGGCCATTTTGGGTGGTGTCACGTTCCTGGCAGGCAACAGGATGCTGGCTCAGAAAGCAGTAAAACG GAtcgctgcagagcagagcagtagGTTGGCAAAGTATAGAACGCTGCGGTAA
- the RPN2 gene encoding dolichyl-diphosphooligosaccharide--protein glycosyltransferase subunit 2 isoform X2 — protein sequence MAAPGRRPCQVAALLLFLASAQALAPSHHLTARDLARLRAALERPFADVQAAYYSVVGLHSLGLRVADEKAACSFIKSHVDSSSVDSLFYAAQSIRVLSGCEVTISNETRELLLAAVSEDSSVTQIFHAVGALSSFGLPLASQEALSALTARLSKEENVLATIQALETASYLSQQADLSGIVEEIEDLVARLDDLGGIYLQFEEGIETTALFVAAAYKLSDHVGTEPAMKEDQIIQLMNAIFSKKNFETLSEAFSVACAAGSLSHNRYHLPVVIVPDGPAAVSHHQPILRLQVTDVMSKPLTQASVKLDYAKSASTKATVLQQTAFALSGEVFELNFMNVKPASGYYDFSISVDGDNRFIANKVELKVKVSTEVGITNVDLSTVDKDQSIAPKTTRVAYPAKAKGSFTADSHQNFALSFQLIDVNSGADLIPHQTFVRLHNQKTGQEVVFVAEPDSKNVYKFELDTSERKTEFDSASGTYTLYLIIGDATLENPILWNVADVVIKFPEEDVPSAVQSKNLFVPKPEIKHLFREPEKRPPTVVSNTFTALILSPLLLLLILWIKIGANISNFSFAPSTIVFHMGHAAMLGLMYVYWTQLNMFQTLKYLAILGGVTFLAGNRMLAQKAVKRTQ from the exons ATGGCGGCGCCGG GCCGGCGGCCGTGCCAGGTGGCggctctgctgctcttcctcGCCAGCGCCCAGGCCCTCGCCCCCAGCCACCACCTCACCGCGCGAGACCTGGCCCGACTGCGGGCGGCCCTGGAGCGGCCCTTCGCCGATGTGCAGGCCGCGTACTACTCCGTCGTGGGCCTCCACAGCCTGGGGCTGCGCGTGGCGGACGAGAAG GCTGCATGCAGTTTCATCAAATCCCATGTAGACTCCAGCAGTGTTGATTCCCTTTTCTATGCTGCACAGTCCATTCGCGTCCTGTCTGGTTGCGAG GTTACCATTTCGAATGAGaccagggagctgctgcttgcagctgtCAGTGAGGATTCTTCAGTCACCCAGATCTTCCATGCTGttggggccctgagcagctttGGCCTTCCTTTAGCATCTCAGGAAGCACTTAGTGCTCTGACGGCTCGCCtcagtaaagaagaaaatgtgctgGC aaCCATCCAGGCTTTGGAGACAGCATCTTACTTGTCTCAGCAGGCAGATTTAAGTGGCATTGTTGAAGAGATAGAG GATCTTGTTGCTCGCCTGGATGACTTGGGTGGAATTTATCTGCAGTTTGAAGAAGGAATTGAGACTACTGCACTGTTTGTTGCTGCTGCCTATAAGCTGTCAGACCATGTGGGAACAGAACCAGCGATGAAGGAG GATCAAATTATCCAGTTGATGAATGCCATTTTTAGCAAGAAAAATTTTGAGACCCTCTCAGAGGCCTTCAGCGTTGCTTGTGCCGCAGGTTCTCTATCCCACAACCGTTACCATTTGCCTGTGGTCATTGTCCCTGATGGTCCTGCAGCTGTGTCTCACCATCAGCCTATACTTAGG CTTCAAGTGACCGATGTTATGTCCAAGCCGCTCACTCAAGCTTCTGTAAAGCTAGACTATGCCAAGTCTGCATCTACCAAAGCCACTGTTCTCCAGCAGACAGCATTTGCTCTGTCAGG GGAGGTCTTTGAGCTGAACTTCATGAATGTCAAACCTGCAAGTGGATATTATGATTTCTCTATCAGTGTTGATGGAGATAACCGATTTATTGCTAACAAAGTTGAG CTGAAAGTAAAAGTGTCCACGGAAGTTGGGATTACTAATGTAGATCTTTCTACTGTGGATAAAGATCAGAGCATTGCACCAAAAACAACCAG GGTAGCTTACCCAGCCAAAGCCAAGGGCTCCTTCACCGCTGACAGCCATCAGAATTTTGCTCTGTCCTTCCAGCTGATAGATGTGAACAGCGGAGCTGATCTCATTCCTCACCAG ACTTTCGTCCGACTTCACAACCAGAAGACTGGCCAGGAGGTAGTTTTTGTTGCAGAACCAGATAGCAAAAACGTATACAAGTTTGAACTGGATACCTCTGAAAGGAAGACTGAATTTGACTCTGCCTCTGGTACCTATACTCTGTATTTGATAATTGGAGATGCCACTCTGGAAAATCCAATCCTGTGGAATGTG GCTGATGTTGTGATTAAATTCCCAGAAGAGGATGTGCCATCCGCAGTCCAGTCCAAGAACCTCTTTGTTCCCAAGCCTGAAATTAAG cacCTCTTCAGGGAACCTGAGAAGAGGCCTCCCACTGTGGTATCTAACACATTCACAGCACTGATTCTCTCACCACTGCTCTTGCTGCTCATTCTG tgGATAAAGATTGGTGCCAACATCTCCAACTTCAGCTTTGCTCCCAGCACCATTGTTTTCCACATGGGACACGCTG CAATGTTGGGGCTTATGTATGTCTACTGGACTCAGCTCAACATGTTCCAAACTCTGAAGTACTTGGCCATTTTGGGTGGTGTCACGTTCCTGGCAGGCAACAGGATGCTGGCTCAGAAAGCAGTAAAACG GACACAGTAG
- the GHRH gene encoding somatoliberin, translating into MLDKATLFLFLHLVTSSISSPLYPALRYSPGPVTGKAVNFQLLDHNLLQSHSPSAEEQDEEGLLRGPTEKRMQRHADAIFTDNYRKFLGQISARKFLQTIIGKRLRNSESSPGEGMQKLLTRRQSDSILMDSRYHQQMVLRDFLGAMLQHQRPQDVNSSRLVGFPSTLAMFM; encoded by the exons ATGCTGGATAAGGCCACCCTGTTCCTGTTCCTGCATTTAGTCACAAGCtccatctcctctcctctctaCCCAGCTCTCAG GTACAGCCCAGGACCTGTTACTGGCAAGGCTGTGAACTTCCAGCTCCTGGACCACAACCTGCTGCAGAGCCACAGCCCCTCAGCGGAGGAACAGGACGAGGAGGGTTTATTAAGAGGCCCCACTGAGAAAAG GATGCAGCGCCACGCTGATGCCATCTTTACTGACAACTACCGCAAATTCCTGGGGCAGATTTCTGCCCGCAAGTTCTTACAGACCATCATTGGCAAGAGGCTCAG AAACAGTGAGAGCAGCCCAGGAGAAGGGATGCAGAAGCTCCTGACAAGGCGCCAGTCAGACAGCATCCTGATGGACAGCCGTTACCACCAGCAGATGGTACTGAGGGACTTCTTGGGAgccatgctgcagcatcagag GCCTCAGGATGTGAACAGCAGTCGGTTAGTGGGCTTTCCCAGCACCCTGGCTATGTTCATGTAA